The following proteins are co-located in the Papaver somniferum cultivar HN1 unplaced genomic scaffold, ASM357369v1 unplaced-scaffold_128, whole genome shotgun sequence genome:
- the LOC113331768 gene encoding uncharacterized protein LOC113331768 isoform X2, translating to MMGHHNNNQSSSSSSLGSKALHFVSDLTTVLLNPISDKPLKHHEATGNRIQQELSSENESGVTIDGPDTSSFSAFLYSLLSPESESTRDMEEHLQKHAEIVESSNDSGTKKTGSGKKTLFARSKQSLGRALYQAVRINGFRSQGADQNLDCNIKSYGESDSKLGNIELGLMNSQSENDSQVNLPDMSEPSLLLSENARKSLYVSLPALAQGRKWVLLYSTFRHGISLSTLYRRSMICPGFTLLVVGDQRGARFGGLIEAPLKPTNKRKYQGTNNTFVFTNTSGSPVVYRATGANRYFTLCSTDFLALGGGGHFALYLDGDLLSGSSAISETFGNPCLAYTEEFEIKEVELWGFAYGSQYEEVVAYSRSEAPGICRW from the exons ATGATGGGTCATCATAATAATAACcagtcttcttcatcttcttctctgggGAGTAAAGCTCTACACTTTGTTTCTGATCTTACTACAGTTCTTCTTAATCCCATATCTGATAAACCACTGAAACATCAT GAGGCAACAGGAAATAGAATTCAGCAGGAGTTAAGTTCAGAAAATGAATCCGGCGTTACAATTGATGGACCTGATACATCTTCTTTTTCTGCATTCTTGTACTCACTACTGTCTCCTGAATCTGAGAGTACTCGAGACATGGAGGAACATTTGCAGAAGCATGCAGAAATAGTAGAGTCATCAAATGATTCAGGAACAAAGAAAACTGGTAGTGGAAAAAAAACTTTATTTGCAAGGAGCAAGCAGTCGCTTGGGAGAGCTCTATACCAGGCAGTGAGGATCAATGGGTTCAGAAGTCAAGGGGCTGATCAAAATCTTGATTGTAACATAAAGAGTTATGGCGAGAGTGATTCAAAACTTGGTAACATTGAGTTAGGGCTTATGAACAGTCAAAGTGAAAATGATTCGCAGGTCAATCTCCCTGACATGTCAGAACCATCACTACTTCTTTCAGAGAATGCTCGTAAGTCTCTCTATGTTTCACTTCCTGCTCTAGCTCAAGGTAGGAAGTGGGTGCTACTCTACAG TACCTTCAGGCATGGAATATCTCTTTCCACCCTGTATAGAAGAAGCATGATTTGCCCCGGTTTTACTCTGCTG GTTGTTGGTGATCAGAGAGGCGCAAGATTTGGCGGCTTGATCGAGGCCCCACTGAAACCAACCAATAAGAGAAAATATCAG GGGACGAACAACACATTTGTTTTCACAAACACTTCAGGGTCTCCAGTTGTGTATCGCGCTACAG GTGCAAATCGCTATTTTACTCTGTGCTCGACTGACTTCTTAGCATTAGGAGGGGGCGGACATTTTGCGCTCTATCTGGATGGAGATCT GCTGAGTGGGTCAAGTGCAATTTCTGAAACTTTTGGGAACCCTTGTCTGGCATACaccgaagaatttgaaataaaggaaGTAGAG CTGTGGGGTTTTGCATATGGTTCCCAGTATGAAGAGGTCGTGGCTTACTCAAGGTCAGAAGCACCTGGGATTTGCAGATGGTGA
- the LOC113331768 gene encoding uncharacterized protein LOC113331768 isoform X1, producing the protein MMGHHNNNQSSSSSSLGSKALHFVSDLTTVLLNPISDKPLKHHKEATGNRIQQELSSENESGVTIDGPDTSSFSAFLYSLLSPESESTRDMEEHLQKHAEIVESSNDSGTKKTGSGKKTLFARSKQSLGRALYQAVRINGFRSQGADQNLDCNIKSYGESDSKLGNIELGLMNSQSENDSQVNLPDMSEPSLLLSENARKSLYVSLPALAQGRKWVLLYSTFRHGISLSTLYRRSMICPGFTLLVVGDQRGARFGGLIEAPLKPTNKRKYQGTNNTFVFTNTSGSPVVYRATGANRYFTLCSTDFLALGGGGHFALYLDGDLLSGSSAISETFGNPCLAYTEEFEIKEVELWGFAYGSQYEEVVAYSRSEAPGICRW; encoded by the exons ATGATGGGTCATCATAATAATAACcagtcttcttcatcttcttctctgggGAGTAAAGCTCTACACTTTGTTTCTGATCTTACTACAGTTCTTCTTAATCCCATATCTGATAAACCACTGAAACATCAT AAGGAGGCAACAGGAAATAGAATTCAGCAGGAGTTAAGTTCAGAAAATGAATCCGGCGTTACAATTGATGGACCTGATACATCTTCTTTTTCTGCATTCTTGTACTCACTACTGTCTCCTGAATCTGAGAGTACTCGAGACATGGAGGAACATTTGCAGAAGCATGCAGAAATAGTAGAGTCATCAAATGATTCAGGAACAAAGAAAACTGGTAGTGGAAAAAAAACTTTATTTGCAAGGAGCAAGCAGTCGCTTGGGAGAGCTCTATACCAGGCAGTGAGGATCAATGGGTTCAGAAGTCAAGGGGCTGATCAAAATCTTGATTGTAACATAAAGAGTTATGGCGAGAGTGATTCAAAACTTGGTAACATTGAGTTAGGGCTTATGAACAGTCAAAGTGAAAATGATTCGCAGGTCAATCTCCCTGACATGTCAGAACCATCACTACTTCTTTCAGAGAATGCTCGTAAGTCTCTCTATGTTTCACTTCCTGCTCTAGCTCAAGGTAGGAAGTGGGTGCTACTCTACAG TACCTTCAGGCATGGAATATCTCTTTCCACCCTGTATAGAAGAAGCATGATTTGCCCCGGTTTTACTCTGCTG GTTGTTGGTGATCAGAGAGGCGCAAGATTTGGCGGCTTGATCGAGGCCCCACTGAAACCAACCAATAAGAGAAAATATCAG GGGACGAACAACACATTTGTTTTCACAAACACTTCAGGGTCTCCAGTTGTGTATCGCGCTACAG GTGCAAATCGCTATTTTACTCTGTGCTCGACTGACTTCTTAGCATTAGGAGGGGGCGGACATTTTGCGCTCTATCTGGATGGAGATCT GCTGAGTGGGTCAAGTGCAATTTCTGAAACTTTTGGGAACCCTTGTCTGGCATACaccgaagaatttgaaataaaggaaGTAGAG CTGTGGGGTTTTGCATATGGTTCCCAGTATGAAGAGGTCGTGGCTTACTCAAGGTCAGAAGCACCTGGGATTTGCAGATGGTGA